A genomic stretch from Bradyrhizobium sp. 195 includes:
- a CDS encoding GMC family oxidoreductase: protein MPRRLEGEFDYIVVGAGTAGCIVANRLSADRNNRVLILEAGGDDNWIWFHIPVGYLFAIGNPRSDWMFKTEAEPGLNGRSLAYPRGKVIGGCSAINAMISMRGQAADYDHWRQLGMTGWGYDDVLPLFKRLEDHFLGASEHHGTGGGWRIEAPRLSWDVLDAVGDAAEEMGIKRIPDFNIGDNEGTSYFHVNQKRGRRWSSARGFLKPALNRPNLRLEKHVLVDRLIIEQGRAVGVRFIQNGEIIEARAKREVILSAGSIGSVQVLHRSGIGPADWLSPLGIDIVMDKPGVGRNLQDHLQQRAIYKVEGVRTLNETYYNLFRRGLMGLDYAFRRRGPLTMAPSQLGIFTRSDATRARANLQFHVQPLSLDKFGDPLHRFPAITVSACNLQPTSRGTVRLRSATPDEKPIIAPNYLSTDGDRQVGADAIRTTRRLMQQKALAKYRPSEYLPGPTVGDDDASLAKAAGDIGTTIFHPVGTAKMGAVSDPMAVVDERLRFYGLDGLRVVDASIMPTITSGNTNTPTAMIAEKGATMILEDAK from the coding sequence ATGCCAAGACGGCTCGAAGGTGAGTTTGACTACATTGTCGTCGGAGCCGGTACGGCGGGCTGCATCGTCGCGAACCGACTATCGGCCGATCGCAACAACCGCGTCCTCATCCTCGAAGCCGGCGGTGACGACAACTGGATCTGGTTCCATATCCCGGTCGGCTATCTCTTCGCCATCGGCAATCCGCGCTCGGACTGGATGTTCAAGACCGAGGCCGAGCCGGGCCTGAACGGCCGTTCGCTGGCCTACCCTCGCGGCAAGGTGATCGGCGGCTGCTCGGCGATCAACGCCATGATCTCGATGCGCGGACAGGCCGCCGACTACGATCACTGGCGCCAGCTCGGCATGACCGGCTGGGGCTATGACGACGTGCTGCCGCTATTCAAGCGGCTGGAAGATCACTTCCTGGGCGCGAGCGAGCATCACGGCACCGGGGGCGGCTGGCGCATCGAAGCGCCGCGGCTGTCGTGGGACGTTCTCGATGCCGTCGGCGACGCCGCCGAGGAGATGGGCATCAAGCGCATCCCGGATTTCAATATCGGCGACAACGAAGGCACCAGCTATTTCCACGTCAACCAGAAGCGTGGCCGGCGCTGGTCGTCGGCGCGCGGCTTCCTCAAGCCTGCACTGAACCGTCCGAACCTGCGGCTCGAAAAGCACGTTCTGGTCGACCGCCTCATCATCGAGCAAGGCCGCGCCGTCGGCGTGCGCTTCATTCAGAACGGCGAGATCATCGAGGCGCGGGCGAAGCGCGAGGTGATCCTCTCGGCGGGCTCGATCGGCTCGGTGCAGGTGCTGCATCGCTCCGGCATCGGACCCGCCGACTGGCTGTCGCCGCTCGGCATCGACATCGTCATGGACAAGCCCGGCGTGGGACGCAATCTGCAGGACCATCTCCAGCAGCGAGCGATCTACAAGGTCGAGGGCGTGCGCACGCTGAACGAGACCTATTACAACCTGTTCCGCCGCGGCCTGATGGGGCTCGACTACGCCTTCCGCCGCCGCGGCCCGCTGACCATGGCGCCGTCGCAGCTCGGCATCTTCACCCGCTCCGATGCGACACGTGCACGCGCCAACCTCCAGTTCCACGTGCAGCCGCTGTCGCTCGACAAGTTCGGCGATCCCCTGCACCGCTTCCCCGCCATCACGGTGAGCGCCTGCAATCTCCAGCCGACCTCGCGCGGCACCGTGCGGCTACGTTCGGCAACGCCGGACGAAAAGCCGATCATCGCGCCGAATTATCTGTCGACCGACGGCGACCGCCAGGTCGGCGCCGACGCCATCCGCACCACGCGCCGCCTGATGCAGCAGAAGGCGCTCGCCAAATATCGCCCGAGCGAATATCTGCCAGGCCCGACCGTCGGCGACGACGATGCCTCGCTGGCGAAGGCCGCCGGCGACATCGGCACCACCATCTTCCATCCCGTGGGCACTGCGAAGATGGGCGCGGTCAGCGATCCCATGGCGGTGGTGGACGAGCGCCTGCGCTTCTACGGCCTCGACGGCCTGCGCGTCGTCGATGCCTCGATCATGCCGACGATCACTTCAGGCAATACAAATACGCCGACCGCGATGATTGCCGAGAAGGGCGCGACGATGATCTTGGAGGATGCGAAGTAG
- a CDS encoding M20 aminoacylase family protein, translated as MPIVNRVADLQPDIQAWRRDIHEHPELLYDVHRTAAFVADRLREFGCDEVVTGLGQTGVVGVIKGNKPAGEGLKSIGLRADMDALPVEEQTNLPYASKTPGKMHACGHDGHTAMLLGAARYLAETRNFAGDAVVIFQPAEEGGAGGAAMVKDGLMERFGIEQVYGMHNGPGIPIGSFAIRPGPIMAATDEVDIMIEGLGGHAARPHKCVDSVLVGAQVITALQSIVARSVDPLESAVISICEFHAGNARNVIPQTATLRGTIRTLSPEVRKLIEKRVHEVVAGVAQITGAKIDLHYKRNYPVVNNHAAETEVARRIARQVAGEANVHEMPPLMGGEDFAYMLEARPGAFIFCGNGDSAGLHHPAYNFNDEAIVYGTSYWVKLVEESLAAS; from the coding sequence ATGCCCATCGTGAACCGCGTCGCCGACCTTCAACCCGATATTCAGGCCTGGCGCCGGGACATCCACGAGCATCCCGAGCTGCTGTACGACGTTCATCGCACTGCAGCATTCGTGGCGGACCGCCTGCGCGAGTTCGGCTGCGACGAGGTCGTGACCGGGCTCGGACAGACCGGGGTGGTCGGCGTGATCAAGGGCAACAAGCCGGCCGGCGAAGGGCTCAAGTCCATCGGACTGCGCGCGGACATGGACGCGCTGCCCGTCGAGGAGCAGACCAACCTGCCTTACGCCTCCAAGACGCCGGGCAAGATGCACGCCTGCGGCCATGACGGCCACACCGCGATGCTGCTTGGTGCCGCCCGCTACCTCGCCGAGACCCGCAACTTCGCCGGCGATGCCGTGGTGATCTTCCAGCCGGCCGAAGAAGGTGGCGCCGGCGGCGCGGCCATGGTCAAGGACGGCCTGATGGAGCGCTTCGGCATCGAGCAGGTCTACGGCATGCACAACGGACCCGGCATCCCGATCGGCTCGTTCGCGATCCGGCCGGGTCCGATCATGGCGGCGACCGACGAGGTCGACATCATGATCGAAGGTCTCGGCGGCCATGCCGCGCGTCCGCACAAATGCGTGGACTCCGTATTGGTCGGCGCGCAGGTGATCACCGCCTTGCAATCGATCGTCGCGCGCAGCGTCGATCCCTTGGAATCGGCCGTGATCTCGATCTGCGAATTCCACGCCGGCAATGCCCGCAACGTCATTCCGCAAACGGCGACGCTGAGGGGCACCATCCGCACCCTATCGCCGGAGGTACGCAAGCTGATCGAAAAGCGCGTGCACGAGGTGGTCGCGGGCGTGGCGCAGATCACCGGCGCCAAGATCGATTTGCACTACAAGCGCAATTATCCCGTGGTGAACAACCACGCTGCGGAGACCGAGGTGGCGCGGCGTATCGCCAGGCAAGTCGCGGGCGAGGCCAATGTGCACGAGATGCCGCCGCTGATGGGCGGCGAGGATTTCGCCTACATGCTGGAAGCGCGGCCCGGCGCCTTCATCTTCTGCGGCAACGGCGACAGCGCCGGCCTGCATCACCCCGCCTACAATTTCAACGACGAGGCGATCGTTTACGGCACGTCCTATTGGGTCAAGCTGGTCGAGGAATCGCTCGCGGCGTCGTAA
- a CDS encoding inorganic phosphate transporter — translation MTDVAFDRAVADPAPVQPASRPNLDKGFNPLTMILFFGILAAGLLFVAYSIHADIDATGTRVTSYLPYILLFVALLIALGFEFVNGFHDTANAVATVIYTHSLPAEFAVMWSGFFNFLGVLLSSGAVAFGIVSLLPVELILQVGSSAGFAMVFALLIAAILWNLGTWYFGLPASSSHTLIGSIIGVGVANAVMRGRDGTSGVDWTKATEIGYALLLSPLFGFICAATLLLLLKFVVRNPALYAAPEGNKAPPLWIRGLLIATCTGVSFAHGSNDGQKGMGLIMLILIGTVPTAYALNRALPESQVAQFQKTSEAASKVISTKGAGHSIIGDPRPAVTQYITLRHINEGTYPSLAVLVKDVGDQVAKYGSLNKVPAEVVGNTRNDMYMTSEAIRFLMKDKENDLSKDEVAVLNTYKGSLDSATKFIPTWVKIAVAIALGLGTMIGWKRIVITVGEKIGKSHLTYAQGASAELVAAATIGAADVFGLPVSTTHVLSSGVAGTMAANGSGLQWSTIRNLLMAWVLTLPCAIALSATLYVIFSRIF, via the coding sequence ATGACCGATGTTGCATTCGACCGCGCGGTAGCCGATCCCGCGCCCGTCCAGCCGGCCTCGCGGCCAAATCTCGACAAGGGCTTCAATCCGCTGACGATGATCCTGTTCTTCGGCATCCTCGCCGCGGGCCTGCTGTTCGTCGCCTACAGCATCCATGCCGACATCGACGCGACCGGCACGCGGGTCACGAGCTACCTGCCCTACATCCTGCTGTTCGTCGCGCTGCTGATCGCGCTCGGCTTCGAATTCGTCAACGGCTTCCACGACACCGCCAACGCGGTGGCGACCGTGATCTACACCCACTCGTTGCCGGCCGAATTCGCGGTGATGTGGTCGGGCTTCTTCAACTTCCTCGGCGTGCTGCTCTCCTCCGGCGCGGTGGCCTTCGGCATCGTCTCGCTGCTGCCGGTCGAGCTGATCCTCCAGGTCGGCTCCAGCGCCGGTTTCGCCATGGTGTTCGCGCTGCTGATCGCCGCGATCCTGTGGAATCTCGGCACTTGGTATTTCGGCCTGCCCGCCTCCTCGTCGCACACGCTGATCGGCTCGATCATCGGCGTCGGCGTCGCCAACGCCGTGATGCGCGGCCGCGACGGCACCTCCGGCGTAGACTGGACCAAGGCGACCGAGATCGGCTACGCGCTGCTGCTGTCGCCGCTGTTCGGCTTCATCTGCGCCGCCACGCTGCTGCTGCTGCTCAAGTTCGTCGTGCGCAACCCGGCACTCTATGCTGCGCCCGAAGGCAACAAGGCACCGCCGCTCTGGATCCGCGGCCTGCTGATCGCAACCTGCACCGGCGTCAGCTTCGCGCACGGTTCGAACGACGGCCAGAAGGGCATGGGCCTGATCATGCTGATCCTGATCGGCACCGTTCCGACGGCTTACGCCCTCAACCGCGCGCTACCGGAGTCCCAGGTCGCCCAGTTCCAGAAGACCTCCGAGGCCGCCTCCAAGGTGATCTCGACGAAAGGCGCCGGCCACAGCATCATCGGCGATCCCCGTCCGGCCGTGACGCAGTACATCACGCTGCGCCACATCAACGAGGGCACCTATCCCTCGCTCGCCGTGCTGGTGAAGGACGTCGGCGATCAGGTCGCCAAATACGGCTCGCTGAACAAGGTGCCGGCGGAAGTCGTCGGCAACACCCGCAACGACATGTACATGACGTCGGAAGCCATCCGCTTCCTGATGAAAGACAAGGAGAACGATCTCAGCAAGGACGAGGTCGCGGTGCTCAACACCTACAAGGGCTCGCTCGACTCTGCCACGAAGTTCATCCCGACCTGGGTGAAGATCGCGGTCGCCATCGCGCTCGGCCTCGGCACCATGATCGGCTGGAAGCGCATCGTCATCACCGTCGGTGAGAAGATCGGCAAGTCCCATCTCACCTACGCGCAGGGCGCCTCGGCCGAGCTCGTGGCCGCCGCCACGATCGGCGCCGCCGACGTGTTCGGCCTGCCGGTCTCGACCACTCACGTGCTGTCGTCCGGCGTCGCCGGCACCATGGCCGCGAACGGCTCGGGCCTGCAATGGTCGACCATCCGCAATTTGCTGATGGCCTGGGTTTTGACGCTGCCCTGCGCCATCGCGCTATCGGCCACGCTCTACGTGATCTTCTCGCGGATCTTCTGA
- a CDS encoding UdgX family uracil-DNA binding protein (This protein belongs to the uracil DNA glycosylase superfamily, members of which act in excision repair of DNA. However, it belongs more specifically to UdgX branch, whose founding member was found to bind uracil in DNA (where it does not belong), without cleaving it, appears to promote DNA repair by a pathway involving RecA, rather than base excision.), whose protein sequence is MQYVTLDTETDFDGWRNAARTLVLHHVKPTDVIWAVQGGEAELFAPPAPSPILEVNDGTFSVSAKFVELAQAAILHRDRQRFAILYRLLWRLKDNHDLIEVATDPDVAQVTAMAKAVYRDEHKMHAFVRFREIGREREAHYVAWFEPEHHIVELAAPFFARRFADMPWSILTPDLCAHWDGHALTFTSGVSKSEAPGEDRLEETWRRYYASIFNPARLKVKAMQAEMPKKYWRNLPEASIIKPLIEDAERMTGAMIANAATDPHKPQRRPEAPMKRKLTADNLETLREEAAHCRACHLYKDATQTVFGEGPKSANIMLVGEQPGDKEDLAGHPFVGPAGQMLDRALEEAGVDRKKVYVTNAVKHFKFVPRGKIRLHQKPNTPEIRACRQWYEREVSAIQPDLIVAMGATAAQSVFGKITPIGKTRGRLIELPDGRKALVTVHPSYLLRLPDPEAKVLEYQRFVEDLKIAASLQKKSARAA, encoded by the coding sequence ATGCAGTACGTCACCCTCGACACCGAAACCGATTTCGACGGCTGGCGCAATGCCGCGCGGACACTCGTGCTTCATCATGTGAAGCCCACCGATGTCATCTGGGCCGTGCAGGGTGGCGAAGCCGAGTTGTTCGCGCCGCCCGCGCCGTCTCCGATCCTCGAGGTGAACGACGGCACCTTCAGCGTATCCGCAAAATTCGTCGAACTCGCCCAGGCCGCAATCCTGCACCGCGACCGCCAGCGCTTTGCGATCCTCTATCGCCTGCTCTGGCGGCTGAAGGACAATCACGATCTCATCGAGGTCGCGACCGACCCTGATGTCGCGCAGGTCACGGCCATGGCGAAAGCGGTCTATCGCGACGAGCACAAGATGCATGCCTTCGTGCGCTTCCGCGAGATCGGCCGGGAACGCGAGGCGCATTACGTCGCCTGGTTCGAGCCGGAGCATCACATCGTCGAGCTCGCCGCGCCGTTCTTCGCCAGGCGCTTTGCCGACATGCCCTGGTCGATCCTGACGCCCGATTTGTGCGCGCATTGGGACGGCCATGCGCTCACGTTCACCTCAGGTGTCAGCAAAAGCGAAGCGCCGGGCGAAGATCGGCTCGAGGAAACCTGGCGGCGTTACTACGCCAGCATCTTCAATCCGGCCCGGCTCAAGGTGAAGGCGATGCAGGCCGAGATGCCAAAGAAATACTGGAGGAACCTGCCCGAGGCTTCGATCATTAAGCCTCTGATCGAGGACGCCGAGCGCATGACCGGCGCCATGATCGCCAATGCCGCAACCGATCCGCACAAGCCTCAGAGGCGGCCGGAGGCTCCAATGAAACGCAAGCTTACTGCCGACAATCTCGAAACGCTTCGCGAGGAAGCTGCGCATTGCCGCGCCTGCCATCTCTACAAGGACGCGACCCAGACCGTGTTCGGCGAAGGCCCGAAATCGGCCAACATCATGCTGGTCGGCGAGCAGCCCGGCGACAAGGAGGACCTTGCCGGCCATCCCTTCGTCGGCCCGGCCGGCCAGATGCTCGACCGTGCGCTGGAGGAGGCAGGTGTCGACCGCAAGAAGGTCTATGTCACCAACGCGGTCAAACACTTCAAATTCGTGCCGCGCGGAAAAATTCGCCTGCACCAGAAGCCGAATACGCCGGAGATCCGGGCCTGCCGGCAATGGTATGAGCGGGAAGTTTCGGCAATTCAGCCCGATCTGATCGTGGCGATGGGTGCCACCGCGGCGCAAAGCGTGTTCGGCAAGATCACCCCGATCGGCAAGACCCGCGGCCGCCTCATAGAGCTTCCCGACGGGCGCAAGGCTTTGGTGACGGTGCACCCCTCCTACTTGCTGCGGCTGCCCGATCCGGAGGCGAAGGTGCTGGAATATCAGCGCTTTGTCGAAGATTTGAAGATCGCTGCGTCATTGCAGAAGAAGTCCGCACGCGCCGCCTGA
- a CDS encoding putative DNA modification/repair radical SAM protein — protein MDVQRKLEILADAAKYDASCASSGTEKRDSSDGKGMGSTAPGMGICHSYAPDGRCISLLKVLLTNACNYDCLYCVNRASSNVARARFTIDELVKLTLDFYRRNYIEGLFLSSGIIRSPDYTMEQVVSVARKLREEHHFRGYIHLKTIPEADDTLIAEAGKYADRLSINIEMPEETSLQQFAPEKDVRAIRRTMGRLRLKLDEAEEDRNAKTKVKRQRFAPAGQSTQMIVGADAASDHTILHTSANLYGAYRLRRVYYSAFSPIPDASRALPLVQPPLLREHRLYQADWLMRFYGFDVAEIVDDSAMLPLDIDPKLAWALRHRDRFPLDVNRASREELLRVPGFGTRTVERIIATRRTTTIRLTDLARLHVPRNKALPFIVLSDHRPSPHRLDEARLVERFKPKATQLGFGF, from the coding sequence ATGGACGTACAACGCAAGCTGGAAATTCTCGCGGACGCCGCCAAGTACGACGCGTCCTGCGCCTCCAGCGGCACGGAAAAGCGGGATTCCAGCGACGGCAAGGGCATGGGCTCGACCGCGCCCGGCATGGGAATTTGTCATTCCTACGCGCCCGACGGACGCTGCATCTCCCTGCTCAAGGTGCTGCTGACCAACGCCTGCAATTACGATTGCCTCTATTGCGTCAACCGCGCCTCCTCGAACGTGGCGCGCGCCCGCTTCACCATCGACGAACTGGTCAAGCTGACGCTCGACTTCTACCGTCGCAATTACATCGAAGGGCTGTTCCTCTCCTCCGGCATCATCCGCAGCCCCGACTACACCATGGAGCAGGTGGTCAGCGTCGCGCGCAAATTGCGCGAGGAGCATCACTTCCGCGGCTACATTCATCTGAAGACCATTCCCGAGGCTGACGACACACTGATCGCGGAAGCCGGCAAATATGCCGATCGTCTCTCCATCAACATCGAGATGCCCGAGGAAACCAGCCTGCAGCAATTCGCGCCGGAAAAGGACGTGCGTGCGATCCGCCGCACCATGGGCCGGTTGCGGCTGAAGCTCGACGAAGCCGAGGAAGACCGCAACGCGAAAACGAAAGTAAAGCGGCAACGCTTCGCACCCGCCGGACAAAGCACACAGATGATCGTCGGCGCCGACGCGGCCTCCGACCATACCATTCTCCACACCAGCGCCAATCTCTACGGCGCCTACCGGCTCCGGCGCGTCTACTATTCCGCCTTCAGCCCGATCCCTGACGCGAGCCGCGCTTTGCCTCTGGTACAGCCGCCCTTGCTGCGCGAGCATCGGCTCTACCAGGCCGACTGGCTGATGCGGTTCTACGGCTTCGACGTTGCGGAGATCGTCGACGACAGCGCCATGCTGCCGCTCGACATCGATCCCAAGCTGGCCTGGGCGCTGCGTCATCGCGACCGCTTCCCGCTCGACGTCAACCGCGCCAGCCGCGAGGAGCTTCTGCGCGTGCCGGGCTTCGGCACCAGGACGGTTGAACGCATCATCGCGACACGCCGCACCACCACGATCCGCCTCACCGATCTCGCACGGCTGCACGTCCCCCGCAACAAGGCGCTGCCGTTCATCGTCCTCAGCGATCACCGCCCCTCACCGCATCGTCTCGACGAAGCGCGGCTGGTCGAGCGGTTCAAGCCGAAGGCAACGCAACTGGGGTTTGGCTTCTGA
- a CDS encoding ImuA family protein — protein MSGARSSALAILRGQIERIETAEVVHQYDRVALGHGEVDTALKGGLARAAIHEVFCEGRQGTAATGFVMGLASRVTARKPLLWVRQDFSEVETGALSMSGLAELGLDPRRVVMVRAADVESALRTSADALACDALGAVVLELWGETRQFDLVASRKLTLAAQGSGVTGLMLRMAAQPLPSTAETRWMLRAAHSPPSPGWSIWGAPRFDAELLRNRHGPCGRWIMEWKCDECQFSEPSTYSQPVAAAPAYRPDPAVPWQRRTG, from the coding sequence ATGAGCGGCGCACGTAGCAGCGCGCTTGCGATCCTGCGCGGCCAGATCGAGCGCATCGAGACGGCGGAGGTCGTGCATCAGTATGATCGCGTCGCACTCGGCCACGGCGAGGTCGACACCGCCCTGAAGGGCGGGCTCGCGCGCGCGGCGATCCACGAGGTGTTTTGCGAGGGGCGGCAGGGGACGGCCGCAACGGGGTTTGTCATGGGGCTTGCGAGCCGCGTGACGGCACGCAAGCCGCTGCTGTGGGTGCGGCAGGATTTCTCGGAAGTGGAGACGGGCGCGCTGTCGATGAGCGGGCTCGCCGAGCTCGGCCTCGATCCGCGCCGCGTGGTGATGGTGCGCGCGGCCGACGTGGAGAGCGCGCTGCGCACCTCGGCCGACGCGCTTGCTTGCGATGCATTGGGCGCCGTCGTCCTCGAGCTCTGGGGCGAGACCAGGCAGTTCGATCTCGTGGCGAGCCGCAAGCTGACGCTGGCCGCGCAAGGCTCCGGCGTCACCGGCCTGATGCTGCGCATGGCCGCGCAGCCTTTGCCGTCGACCGCGGAGACGCGATGGATGCTGCGCGCGGCGCATTCGCCGCCAAGCCCGGGGTGGAGCATCTGGGGCGCGCCGCGCTTCGATGCCGAGCTGTTGCGCAATCGTCATGGCCCGTGCGGCCGGTGGATCATGGAATGGAAATGTGATGAGTGCCAGTTCAGTGAGCCGTCGACGTATTCTCAGCCTGTGGCTGCCGCGCCTGCCTATCGACCGGATCCAGCGGTTCCTTGGCAGCGCCGGACTGGGTAA